A window from Terriglobales bacterium encodes these proteins:
- the glnA gene encoding type I glutamate--ammonia ligase yields MSDPKTVLEFVKKSGVKMLDLRFTDLPGLWHHVSYPIDQVSEASFEEGFGMDGSSIRGWAAIHESDMLLIPDPTWFILDPFTEVPTLVMVADVIDPVTKQRYDRDPRYIAKKAEMYITATGLADTAYFGAEAEFFIFDNVRFDQREQHGFYYIDAEEGRWNSGRAENNLGYRPRFKEGYFPVPPTDHYQDLRTEMAMTMNQCGLEVECHHHEVATGGQTEIDLKYNSLVRSADNMMIYKYVAKNVANQYGKTVTFMPKPLFQDNGSGMHTHQSLWKSGKPLFAGDGYAGLSQMALHYIGGLIKHGPALAAIIAPTTNSYKRLVPGFEAPVNLAYSRRNRSAACRIPMYSASPKAKRVEFRPPDPSCNPYMAFAAMVMAGLDGIENKIDPGQPLDKDIYDLGPEELAKVPSMPGGLDDALDALESDHQFLLKGDVFTEEVIQTYIDYKREKEVNAMRLRPHPYEFALYYDI; encoded by the coding sequence ATGTCTGATCCCAAGACAGTTTTGGAGTTCGTGAAGAAGAGCGGGGTCAAAATGCTTGACCTGCGCTTCACCGATCTCCCCGGCCTGTGGCACCACGTTTCTTACCCGATTGACCAGGTGAGTGAAGCTTCATTTGAAGAAGGCTTCGGCATGGATGGCTCCTCGATTCGCGGATGGGCTGCGATCCACGAAAGTGACATGCTTCTCATCCCCGACCCAACCTGGTTCATCCTGGATCCGTTCACCGAGGTCCCCACGCTGGTGATGGTTGCCGATGTGATTGACCCGGTGACCAAGCAGCGCTACGACCGCGATCCCCGCTACATTGCCAAGAAGGCGGAGATGTATATCACTGCCACCGGCCTCGCCGATACGGCATACTTCGGCGCGGAAGCTGAATTTTTCATTTTTGATAACGTGCGCTTTGACCAGCGCGAGCAGCACGGATTCTACTACATTGACGCGGAAGAAGGCCGCTGGAACTCAGGACGCGCGGAGAACAACTTAGGCTATCGCCCGCGCTTCAAAGAAGGTTATTTCCCGGTGCCTCCGACCGACCACTATCAGGACTTGCGCACCGAGATGGCCATGACCATGAATCAGTGCGGCCTGGAAGTGGAGTGCCATCACCACGAAGTCGCCACTGGCGGGCAGACCGAAATTGACCTCAAGTACAACTCGCTGGTGCGCTCGGCCGACAACATGATGATCTACAAGTACGTCGCGAAAAATGTGGCCAACCAGTACGGCAAGACCGTGACCTTTATGCCCAAGCCGCTCTTCCAGGATAACGGTAGCGGCATGCACACCCACCAATCGCTATGGAAGAGCGGCAAACCGCTCTTTGCCGGTGACGGTTACGCCGGCCTCTCGCAGATGGCGCTGCACTACATCGGCGGATTAATCAAGCATGGCCCGGCGCTGGCGGCGATCATCGCTCCCACCACGAACTCCTATAAGCGCCTGGTCCCGGGCTTTGAAGCACCGGTGAATCTGGCGTACTCACGCCGTAATCGCTCGGCAGCGTGCCGCATCCCGATGTACTCGGCATCACCCAAGGCGAAACGCGTGGAGTTCCGTCCGCCAGACCCAAGCTGCAATCCTTATATGGCGTTTGCAGCCATGGTCATGGCCGGGCTGGATGGAATCGAAAACAAAATTGATCCCGGTCAACCACTCGATAAAGACATCTACGATCTAGGACCGGAGGAGCTGGCCAAGGTCCCCTCCATGCCCGGTGGCCTGGACGATGCTCTGGACGCTCTCGAAAGCGATCACCAGTTCCTGTTGAAGGGCGATGTGTTCACCGAAGAGGTCATCCAGACTTACATTGATTACAAGCGCGAGAAGGAAGTGAACGCGATGCGTTTGCGTCCGCATCCGTATGAGTTTGCGCTCTACTACGATATTTAG
- a CDS encoding LLM class flavin-dependent oxidoreductase: MGNEIVVSVLDLVSMRAGEPASSAIGRSVDLARHVEEWGYKRYWLAEHHSIAGLACSATPVLIGYVAGATKTIRVGSGGVMLPNHSPLVVAEQFGTLEALYPGRIDLGLGRAPGADIQTMRALRRDLNQDGEDFPALLEELQTYLGPEKPGQVVKAIPGQGSNVPITLLGSSAFSAGLAGKMGLPFAFAAHFSPDYLDTAAQLYREQFRPRRALQEPHLMIAVPVIAAETDAAAQRLFTTAQQRFLRLIRNQPVELLPPVDSMEPLWQDRERAAVESKLRAAIVGSEATVTAGLQKLVDDTRADEVIVVADTFEHADRLQSYQRVARVAASLERRSAAVDRSLLPL, from the coding sequence ATGGGAAATGAGATTGTGGTCTCGGTGTTGGACCTGGTGAGTATGCGGGCCGGAGAGCCCGCGAGCAGCGCGATTGGGCGGTCTGTGGACCTGGCGCGGCATGTTGAGGAGTGGGGATACAAACGTTACTGGCTCGCAGAACATCATTCCATTGCCGGCTTGGCCTGCTCGGCCACGCCGGTGCTAATCGGGTATGTGGCCGGCGCGACGAAGACGATACGTGTAGGCAGCGGCGGAGTAATGCTGCCGAACCATTCCCCGCTTGTGGTGGCGGAGCAGTTCGGGACGCTGGAGGCGTTATATCCGGGACGAATCGATCTGGGGTTGGGGCGTGCTCCCGGCGCGGATATCCAGACGATGCGGGCCCTGCGACGAGACTTGAATCAAGACGGGGAAGATTTTCCGGCGCTTCTCGAAGAATTGCAGACATACCTCGGACCCGAGAAACCAGGCCAGGTGGTGAAGGCAATTCCCGGACAAGGAAGCAATGTGCCGATCACACTGCTTGGGTCAAGCGCCTTCAGCGCTGGGCTGGCAGGGAAGATGGGCTTGCCTTTTGCATTTGCGGCACATTTTTCTCCTGACTACCTGGATACAGCGGCTCAGTTGTATCGCGAGCAATTCCGGCCAAGAAGGGCACTGCAAGAACCGCATCTTATGATAGCGGTGCCGGTGATTGCAGCGGAGACGGATGCGGCGGCCCAGCGGTTGTTCACGACAGCACAGCAGCGCTTTCTGCGACTGATCCGAAACCAGCCAGTGGAATTGCTGCCCCCGGTCGACTCCATGGAGCCCCTATGGCAAGACCGTGAGCGTGCGGCAGTCGAGAGCAAATTGCGCGCAGCCATTGTGGGATCAGAGGCCACAGTCACGGCGGGGCTGCAAAAGTTGGTAGACGATACGAGAGCTGACGAGGTGATCGTAGTGGCTGATACCTTTGAGCATGCGGACCGGTTGCAGTCGTATCAGCGCGTGGCCCGCGTTGCTGCAAGCCTCGAGCGCAGGTCGGCCGCAGTGGATAGATCTCTTTTGCCACTGTGA
- a CDS encoding LysR family transcriptional regulator — translation MDFDQIETFLEVARHCSFSRAAEKRFRTQPAISAQIRGLEEEVGAKLFDRTGGKVSVTAAGKAFLEYAEQTVDSRKQMMVNLAEMERIPRGELIVAANEATCLHILPEVFAEFKKRYAGVAVNVRRTERVKTLESIIDNSVDFGVVSLPVNDSRMTLIPVHRDELVVIVPPQHPLAKTKSVNLADVVNYPLLLPKAGRTRDVLENLFHEHFLKVNISMELDSSELLKRFVAADIGVGFIARSNILEDVKAGVLAFLPIANAQIKRDLALVYRKDKALSRSALAFIDIAVELKTAAQFPATIQHKLRKHSH, via the coding sequence ATGGATTTCGACCAAATAGAGACGTTTCTTGAAGTTGCGCGGCACTGCAGCTTCTCGCGTGCCGCTGAGAAGCGTTTTCGCACGCAGCCGGCCATTTCCGCGCAGATTCGCGGCCTGGAAGAAGAAGTGGGCGCCAAGCTCTTTGACCGCACCGGAGGAAAGGTGAGCGTTACCGCCGCGGGCAAGGCTTTTCTCGAATACGCCGAACAGACCGTGGATTCCCGCAAGCAGATGATGGTAAATCTGGCTGAAATGGAGCGCATCCCGCGCGGCGAGCTGATTGTGGCGGCCAATGAGGCGACCTGCCTGCATATCCTTCCTGAAGTTTTCGCCGAATTTAAAAAACGATACGCCGGAGTGGCGGTGAACGTCCGCCGCACCGAGCGGGTGAAAACCCTGGAATCCATCATTGATAATTCCGTGGATTTCGGCGTAGTCTCGCTACCTGTAAACGATAGCCGGATGACCCTGATTCCAGTCCACCGCGATGAGTTGGTGGTGATTGTTCCGCCACAACATCCGCTGGCAAAAACGAAGTCGGTTAACCTGGCCGACGTGGTGAACTATCCCCTGCTGCTGCCCAAGGCTGGACGCACGCGCGACGTGTTGGAGAACCTTTTTCACGAGCATTTCCTGAAGGTCAACATCTCGATGGAACTCGATTCCAGCGAACTCCTGAAGCGCTTTGTGGCCGCCGATATTGGGGTAGGCTTTATCGCGCGCTCCAATATCCTGGAGGACGTAAAAGCCGGGGTCCTGGCCTTCCTGCCCATAGCCAATGCCCAGATCAAGCGTGATCTGGCCCTTGTCTACCGCAAGGACAAAGCCCTGAGCCGCTCTGCGCTTGCCTTCATTGATATCGCTGTCGAGCTGAAGACGGCGGCACAGTTCCCTGCCACCATCCAGCACAAACTCAGGAAGCACTCCCATTAA
- a CDS encoding arginine decarboxylase, pyruvoyl-dependent yields MVPKKLFLTKGVGRHKERLSSFELALRDAGIAAQNLVRVSSIFPPNCKLISRKDGLKYLDPGEVVFAVIAENSTREPHRLVASSIGVALPADRSTYGYLSEHHSFGETDDQAGDYAEELAAEMLATTLNVDFDPDRSWDEKKEIYRISNKIVRTANVTQSAVGDKRGLWTTVIASAVLIFQ; encoded by the coding sequence ATGGTCCCCAAAAAGCTTTTTCTCACCAAGGGGGTGGGGAGACATAAAGAGCGTCTTTCATCATTCGAACTGGCATTGCGTGATGCCGGTATCGCCGCGCAGAACCTGGTGCGCGTGTCTTCTATTTTTCCGCCCAATTGTAAGCTGATCTCCCGCAAAGATGGATTAAAGTATCTCGATCCCGGCGAGGTTGTCTTTGCCGTGATTGCGGAAAACTCCACTCGCGAACCCCACCGTCTGGTCGCCTCCAGCATCGGTGTGGCTCTTCCTGCCGACCGCAGCACCTACGGATATCTCAGCGAACACCATTCTTTTGGTGAAACCGACGATCAAGCCGGTGACTACGCCGAAGAACTGGCTGCCGAGATGCTGGCCACTACCCTGAACGTTGACTTTGACCCCGACCGCTCTTGGGATGAAAAGAAGGAGATCTACCGAATCTCCAACAAGATTGTGCGCACGGCCAACGTCACGCAATCGGCTGTTGGTGACAAGCGCGGCCTGTGGACAACGGTGATCGCCTCGGCGGTACTGATTTTCCAGTAA
- a CDS encoding Ig-like domain-containing protein has translation MLNPKNVLLQPTQTQPLTVKRAFLGGVAKMGGFQTVVAPLNWSSSNSAVASVDATTGLVTANNPGTAIITARAGPFSGSTNIIVTSNPLSAICISPSGATVFAGLTQQFSATGLFGSGSCPGSTNITASVTWSSANIAIATVSNAAGTEGLAKGISPGGPINITAAYGGVNASASLTVNPAVLVSITVTPNPANIPNLGNTLAFTATGSYSDGVNRAIPNSLTPSVNWLSSNPSIATISAGGVATAVAQNKTIITATDPITSISGSANLSVGPINAITFYVAQNGNDSTFSGMLPVPNGSGDGPFASPARAQLAVESTAKGNPIYVMLRNGTYYLPLSPTKPGTLTFSGAADSGTSSSALITWENYPSEIPILSGGVLVGAGGLGLTWTNVSGNLWQAQLPANVQTNVPLQPFEYLFYNGERRLRSRLESSSGVGYYMNGGTCFSTQTGQPVSTSLCNLGTFLRVAAEVPPGTTSCPSVTNSNDATQSKCLDRFQYNPNDPVTTWLNLSGSYTGNPSSPCTVNASNHYPGGDVELTLFDAWTVDMMRVNCVDPVNHIIYFTAPTKGNTGVYNFFGPGIGHRYMVENTKDAFDAAQAAGQTGLWFLDRSNSQWILNYVANASENPNTDTVVIPQLGGVIPGAPATDYVGASLISASNLSFVTFQGITFETDNFIPSSTGFNNDVNGEMPLPQAIDCENCQNVTFDTVTVRHTSASGILFGANVGPPSSCGINTPCALLQNSTLYDIGDSPVRIGHMPTGSDTAAKVVQFVTVQNNLIQGYSRVFADGEGIAQGNGHDITYLHNDILDGYHAGISVCNLGCPGNPGANGTNILSQYNHIRQIMQGITSDGGTLYYNIGGAQRSGTGNRIYNNLVHDTTDSSIIDNPLSLHGTGYGGEGIYLDAQSANVDVQNNVVYNMSASTAWMTNGPAASQQPNTFNNNIFAYGRFAMFAEQTPWPQGCDSNPRGVPLVNITNNIFYFDLNDQSNLNSSRGFYVVQGCAYSCGLPYNQFQNFTGNLYWRTDGAFAGYSKAFHVLTKAPANASSCGEPGNPNTAWTSLTFNSPAGGNTTWQNGTAPPLPVAMNEDAGGTVAVNPQTINPTFGNSNSPSDYLLNSAPLPGFNNTATNDTINNAGQTNPSPSLGTVPATFPTYNYATF, from the coding sequence ATGCTCAACCCGAAGAACGTTCTGCTGCAACCCACTCAAACGCAACCGCTCACGGTCAAACGCGCGTTCCTGGGTGGTGTCGCAAAAATGGGTGGTTTTCAAACCGTCGTGGCCCCGCTCAATTGGTCGTCATCAAATTCTGCTGTGGCCAGCGTGGATGCCACTACTGGATTGGTAACCGCTAACAATCCCGGCACAGCCATAATTACAGCCAGAGCTGGCCCTTTCAGCGGCAGCACGAATATCATCGTGACCAGTAACCCTCTGAGTGCCATTTGCATATCACCTTCCGGCGCGACCGTTTTTGCAGGATTGACGCAACAGTTTAGCGCTACGGGCTTATTTGGCAGCGGAAGTTGCCCAGGCAGCACAAATATCACGGCTTCAGTGACGTGGTCCTCGGCCAATATTGCCATCGCAACCGTAAGCAATGCGGCGGGAACTGAAGGATTGGCCAAGGGCATAAGTCCAGGAGGGCCGATCAATATTACGGCGGCTTACGGAGGCGTCAATGCAAGTGCCTCACTGACTGTGAACCCTGCCGTGCTGGTTTCCATTACAGTCACGCCGAATCCCGCCAATATTCCCAATCTGGGTAACACTTTGGCCTTCACGGCAACCGGCAGCTACAGCGATGGTGTCAACCGGGCGATTCCCAACTCTTTGACTCCCAGTGTCAATTGGCTTTCCAGCAATCCCAGCATCGCCACAATTTCTGCTGGCGGAGTAGCCACGGCAGTTGCACAGAATAAGACTATAATCACCGCGACCGATCCCATCACCTCGATCAGTGGTTCCGCCAACCTGAGCGTCGGCCCCATCAATGCCATCACTTTCTACGTTGCCCAGAATGGGAATGACAGTACCTTCAGCGGCATGCTGCCGGTTCCCAATGGCAGCGGCGACGGGCCCTTTGCTTCGCCGGCCCGGGCGCAGCTTGCAGTTGAAAGCACGGCGAAAGGCAATCCGATCTATGTCATGCTGCGAAACGGCACTTACTACCTTCCACTCAGCCCCACCAAGCCGGGAACGCTGACTTTCAGCGGCGCTGCTGATTCAGGGACCTCCAGCAGCGCTCTCATCACCTGGGAGAATTACCCGAGCGAGATCCCAATCCTCAGTGGAGGAGTGCTGGTAGGAGCCGGAGGCCTTGGGCTTACCTGGACGAATGTTTCAGGCAATCTCTGGCAGGCGCAGCTACCGGCAAACGTTCAAACCAACGTGCCCCTGCAACCGTTTGAATATCTGTTCTATAACGGAGAGCGCCGCTTGCGTTCGCGCCTGGAATCATCTTCGGGCGTCGGGTACTACATGAATGGCGGCACCTGTTTCTCCACGCAAACCGGGCAGCCAGTGAGCACGTCGTTGTGCAATCTCGGGACTTTTCTGAGAGTTGCCGCAGAGGTTCCTCCGGGGACCACCAGCTGCCCCAGTGTCACCAACAGCAACGATGCGACCCAGTCCAAGTGCCTCGATCGCTTTCAATATAATCCCAATGACCCGGTCACAACCTGGCTCAACCTGAGCGGTTCCTATACTGGGAATCCATCGAGTCCGTGCACTGTAAATGCTTCCAATCATTATCCTGGTGGAGACGTTGAACTTACGCTTTTCGATGCCTGGACAGTGGATATGATGAGGGTCAATTGCGTTGACCCAGTGAATCACATTATCTATTTCACTGCTCCGACCAAGGGCAATACAGGCGTCTATAACTTCTTTGGCCCAGGCATAGGGCATCGCTACATGGTCGAGAATACGAAAGATGCCTTTGACGCGGCCCAGGCCGCGGGACAAACCGGCCTGTGGTTCCTCGATCGCTCCAATTCGCAGTGGATTCTGAACTACGTCGCCAACGCAAGCGAGAACCCGAATACAGATACTGTTGTGATCCCGCAGCTTGGCGGCGTAATTCCGGGTGCGCCTGCAACCGATTACGTCGGAGCAAGCCTGATCTCAGCCAGCAACCTCAGCTTCGTAACTTTTCAGGGCATCACCTTCGAGACCGATAACTTCATACCTTCGTCCACAGGGTTCAACAATGACGTGAACGGAGAAATGCCGCTCCCACAAGCCATTGATTGTGAAAACTGCCAGAACGTGACCTTTGATACTGTGACCGTAAGGCATACCTCGGCCTCGGGTATTTTGTTTGGCGCGAATGTGGGGCCACCTTCCTCATGCGGGATCAATACACCATGCGCACTGTTACAAAACTCGACGCTTTACGACATCGGCGACAGCCCAGTCCGCATCGGGCATATGCCCACGGGCTCTGACACGGCTGCAAAGGTCGTGCAGTTTGTTACGGTGCAAAACAACCTTATCCAGGGATACTCACGCGTCTTTGCCGATGGCGAAGGCATCGCCCAGGGCAACGGCCACGATATCACCTATCTGCATAACGACATTCTCGATGGCTACCACGCGGGTATTTCTGTCTGTAATCTCGGATGTCCCGGCAATCCCGGTGCGAACGGTACCAATATCCTCAGCCAGTACAACCATATCCGGCAGATCATGCAGGGAATCACCTCCGACGGAGGAACGCTTTACTACAACATCGGCGGCGCGCAGAGAAGCGGGACTGGGAACAGGATTTACAACAACCTGGTGCACGATACCACCGACTCATCCATCATTGACAATCCCTTAAGCCTGCACGGAACCGGCTATGGCGGCGAGGGCATATACCTGGATGCGCAGTCCGCGAATGTTGATGTACAAAACAATGTTGTCTACAACATGTCAGCCAGCACCGCCTGGATGACCAACGGGCCAGCCGCCAGCCAGCAGCCTAATACCTTCAACAACAATATCTTTGCGTATGGGCGTTTCGCGATGTTCGCAGAGCAGACTCCATGGCCCCAGGGCTGCGACTCGAATCCAAGAGGCGTGCCCCTGGTCAATATCACCAACAACATCTTTTACTTTGACCTGAATGATCAATCCAACCTCAACAGTTCGAGGGGGTTCTACGTTGTGCAGGGCTGCGCTTACTCATGTGGTCTGCCCTACAACCAATTCCAGAATTTTACCGGCAACCTCTATTGGAGGACCGACGGCGCATTTGCCGGCTACAGCAAGGCCTTCCATGTCTTAACCAAGGCACCTGCGAATGCCAGCAGTTGTGGTGAACCTGGGAATCCAAACACCGCGTGGACTTCGCTTACCTTCAACTCACCGGCAGGAGGGAACACAACCTGGCAAAACGGAACGGCACCCCCGCTGCCTGTGGCAATGAATGAAGATGCAGGAGGAACGGTGGCAGTCAATCCCCAAACCATCAACCCCACGTTTGGAAATAGCAATAGCCCAAGCGACTATCTGCTCAACAGCGCTCCTCTTCCGGGCTTCAACAACACCGCAACCAATGACACGATCAACAATGCAGGGCAAACCAATCCCTCGCCCAGCCTCGGAACCGTGCCAGCGACTTTTCCAACCTACAATTACGCTACCTTCTAG
- a CDS encoding carbon-nitrogen hydrolase, which translates to MSTSNAQNFRIGLVQLRCTPDPDENLARAVGRVHEAAKLGAQVVCLPELFLTQYFCQREDASLFDLAEPIPGPTTEKLSLAARQAGVSVIASIFEKRAPGIYHNTAAMIDADGKLLGIYRKMHIPDDPLYYEKYYFTPGDLGFKAFDTKFGRVGTLVCWDQWYPEGARLTALQGAHVLFYPTAIGWHPAEKAQYGEVQHDAWRTIQRAHAIANGVYVAVVNRVGHETGDIRGKAASGAGLEFWGGSFICDPFGKVLAEASPDKEEILVGEIDLHALEDIRRNWPFLRDRRIDSYGPIAQRFLD; encoded by the coding sequence ATGTCCACTTCGAACGCCCAAAATTTTCGTATTGGATTGGTACAGCTTCGCTGCACACCCGATCCCGATGAGAATCTGGCTCGCGCGGTCGGGCGGGTGCACGAAGCCGCCAAGCTGGGCGCGCAGGTGGTCTGCCTGCCTGAGCTCTTCCTTACACAGTATTTCTGCCAGCGCGAAGATGCTTCCCTGTTTGATCTTGCTGAGCCCATCCCCGGCCCGACGACAGAAAAACTTTCTCTGGCCGCGCGCCAGGCGGGTGTTTCAGTAATTGCTTCGATTTTTGAAAAACGCGCGCCCGGCATTTATCACAACACCGCGGCCATGATTGATGCTGACGGCAAGCTGCTGGGCATCTATCGCAAGATGCACATCCCCGACGATCCTTTGTATTACGAAAAGTACTATTTCACTCCCGGGGACCTCGGTTTCAAAGCCTTCGATACAAAATTTGGGCGAGTAGGCACGCTGGTTTGCTGGGACCAATGGTACCCCGAGGGTGCGCGCCTGACTGCGCTGCAGGGAGCGCATGTGCTCTTTTATCCGACGGCCATTGGATGGCATCCTGCGGAAAAAGCGCAGTATGGCGAGGTGCAGCACGATGCCTGGCGCACCATCCAGCGCGCCCATGCTATCGCCAATGGGGTCTACGTTGCCGTGGTTAACCGCGTTGGGCACGAAACCGGAGACATCCGCGGCAAAGCTGCTTCGGGTGCTGGACTTGAGTTTTGGGGCGGATCATTTATCTGCGATCCCTTTGGCAAAGTGTTGGCTGAGGCATCGCCCGATAAAGAAGAGATCCTGGTGGGTGAAATAGATTTGCATGCCCTGGAGGATATCCGCCGTAACTGGCCTTTTCTGCGCGACCGCCGCATAGACAGCTACGGCCCCATTGCGCAGCGTTTTCTGGATTGA